One window from the genome of Trabulsiella odontotermitis encodes:
- a CDS encoding NAD(P)/FAD-dependent oxidoreductase, translating to MERFDAIVVGAGAAGMFCAAQAGQAGCRVLLVDNGKKPGRKILMSGGGRCNFTNLYVEPAAYLSQNPHFCKSALARYTQWDFIDLVGKHSIAWHEKTLGQLFCDDSAEHIVRMLVAECEKGNVTLRLRTEILSVERDDDGYTLQLNGEMVAAKKLVIASGGLSMPGLGATPFGYKIAEQFGLKVLPTRAGLVPFTLHKPLLEQLQVLSGVSVPAVITAEDGTVFRESLLFTHRGLSGPAVLQISSYWQPGENVSINLLPECDPEAFLNEQREAHPNQSLKNTLAMQLPKRLVECLQQLGQIPDVTLKQLNVRDQQTLVETLTQWRVQPNGTEGYRTAEVTLGGVDTNELSSRTMEARNVPGLYFIGEVMDVTGWLGGYNFQWAWSSAWACAQALVDD from the coding sequence GTGGAAAGGTTTGATGCCATTGTAGTAGGCGCCGGTGCGGCGGGGATGTTTTGCGCAGCGCAGGCGGGGCAGGCGGGTTGCCGCGTGCTGCTGGTCGATAATGGCAAAAAGCCTGGCCGCAAGATTCTGATGTCCGGAGGCGGTCGCTGCAACTTTACCAACCTGTACGTCGAACCTGCCGCCTATCTCAGCCAGAACCCCCATTTCTGCAAATCGGCGCTGGCGCGCTACACCCAGTGGGATTTTATCGATCTGGTGGGAAAGCATAGCATCGCCTGGCATGAAAAAACGCTGGGGCAGCTGTTTTGCGATGACTCCGCAGAGCACATCGTGCGCATGCTGGTGGCCGAGTGCGAAAAGGGCAACGTCACGCTGCGCCTGCGCACCGAAATTCTCAGTGTTGAACGTGATGACGACGGCTACACGCTGCAACTGAACGGTGAGATGGTGGCGGCGAAAAAACTGGTGATCGCCAGCGGTGGGCTGTCGATGCCGGGTCTGGGTGCCACGCCGTTCGGTTATAAGATCGCCGAACAATTTGGCCTGAAAGTACTGCCGACGCGGGCAGGTCTGGTGCCGTTCACGCTGCATAAGCCGCTACTGGAACAATTACAAGTGCTTTCCGGCGTGTCAGTTCCGGCGGTTATCACGGCTGAAGACGGCACGGTCTTTCGCGAAAGCCTGCTCTTCACCCATCGCGGGCTTTCCGGCCCGGCGGTACTGCAAATCTCCAGCTACTGGCAACCCGGCGAGAATGTCAGCATCAACCTGCTGCCCGAGTGTGATCCGGAGGCTTTCCTTAATGAACAGCGCGAGGCGCACCCCAATCAGAGCCTGAAAAACACGCTGGCGATGCAGCTACCAAAACGGCTGGTGGAGTGCCTGCAACAGCTCGGGCAGATCCCCGACGTCACGCTGAAACAGCTCAATGTGCGCGATCAGCAAACGCTGGTGGAAACGCTCACTCAATGGCGCGTCCAGCCTAATGGCACCGAAGGCTATCGCACCGCCGAAGTCACCCTTGGCGGTGTCGACACCAACGAACTTTCTTCCCGCACCATGGAAGCCCGCAACGTGCCAGGTCTCTACTTTATCGGCGAAGTGATGGACGTCACCGGCTGGCTCGGCGGCTACAACTTCCAATGGGCATGGTCGTCCGCCTGGGCATGTGCGCAGGCGCTGGTGGATGATTAG
- the nikD gene encoding nickel import ATP-binding protein NikD encodes MTSQLELHNITLSADRPLVHGVSLTLRKGRVLALLGGSGSGKSLTCAAALGVLPTGVRQTAGEVLADSRAVSPAILRGTTVATIMQNPRSAFNPLYTMATHARETCRALGKSLDDATLLTAMENVGLENPRSVLALYPFEMSGGMLQRMMMALAVLSDAPFIIADEPTTDLDAVAQARILDLLDSLMQTRRPGLLLVTHDMGVAARLADEVAVMDRGRIVEHSDVETLFTAPQHPVTRQLLAAHLALYGMELPQ; translated from the coding sequence ATGACCTCGCAACTGGAACTGCATAACATCACATTAAGTGCCGATCGCCCGCTGGTACACGGCGTGTCGCTGACACTGCGTAAAGGCCGCGTGCTGGCGTTGCTCGGCGGTAGCGGCAGCGGAAAATCACTGACCTGCGCCGCCGCGCTGGGTGTATTACCGACAGGCGTACGCCAGACAGCGGGCGAAGTGCTGGCAGACAGCCGGGCGGTATCGCCTGCGATCCTACGCGGCACGACTGTCGCCACCATCATGCAGAACCCGCGCAGCGCCTTTAACCCGCTTTACACCATGGCGACCCACGCGCGGGAAACCTGTCGGGCGCTGGGGAAATCGCTGGATGACGCGACGCTGCTTACCGCGATGGAAAACGTCGGGCTGGAAAACCCCCGCAGCGTGCTGGCGCTCTATCCGTTCGAAATGAGCGGCGGCATGTTGCAACGCATGATGATGGCGCTGGCGGTACTCAGCGACGCGCCGTTTATAATCGCCGATGAACCCACCACCGACCTCGACGCCGTGGCGCAGGCGCGCATTCTCGATCTGCTGGATTCGCTGATGCAGACCCGTCGGCCGGGATTACTGCTGGTAACTCATGATATGGGTGTCGCCGCGCGGCTGGCCGATGAGGTCGCGGTGATGGATCGCGGGCGCATTGTGGAGCACAGCGACGTAGAAACCCTCTTTACCGCGCCGCAGCACCCGGTGACCCGGCAATTACTCGCGGCGCATCTGGCGCTGTATGGCATGGAGTTACCGCAATGA
- the uspA gene encoding universal stress protein UspA has translation MAYRHILIAVDLSPESKVLVDKAVSMARPYNAKVSLIHVDVNYSDLYTGLIDVNLGDMQKRISEETHHALTELSTNAGYPITETLSGSGDLGQVLVDAIKKYDMDLVVCGHHQDFWSKLMSSARQLINTVHVDMLIVPLRDEEDD, from the coding sequence ATGGCTTACAGACATATTCTTATCGCGGTAGACCTGTCACCAGAGAGTAAAGTGCTGGTGGACAAAGCGGTCTCGATGGCGCGCCCGTACAACGCGAAAGTTTCCCTGATTCATGTTGATGTGAATTACTCCGATCTCTACACCGGCCTTATTGACGTCAATCTGGGTGATATGCAAAAACGCATTTCTGAGGAGACCCACCACGCGCTGACTGAGCTGTCCACCAACGCGGGTTATCCGATCACCGAAACCCTGAGTGGTAGCGGCGATCTGGGTCAGGTTCTGGTTGATGCTATCAAGAAATACGACATGGATCTGGTGGTATGTGGTCACCACCAGGATTTCTGGAGCAAGCTGATGTCCTCCGCACGCCAGCTTATCAACACTGTTCACGTTGATATGCTGATCGTCCCGTTACGCGACGAAGAAGACGATTAA
- the pitA gene encoding inorganic phosphate transporter PitA yields MLHLFAGLDLHTGLLLLLALGFVLFYEAINGFHDTANAVATVIYTRAMRSQLAVAMAAIFNFFGVLLGGLSVAYAIVHMLPTDLLLNMGSAHGLAMVFSMLLAAIIWNLGTWYFGLPASSSHTLIGAIIGIGLTNAMMTGTSVVDALNIPKVISIFASLILSPVVGLVFAGGLIFILRRYWSNTKKKARIHLTPAEREKKDGKKKPPFWTRIALILSAIGVSFSHGANDGQKGIGLVMLVLIGVAPAGFVVNMNASGYEITRTRDAVNNVELFFQQRPELLTKAIGAEQLIPSPEPGVAANAEFHCHPANTINALERSKGMLTNIESYDKLSVEQRSQLRRVLLCIADTTDKVAKLPEVNGEDLRLLKKLKTDMLSTIEYAPVWIIMAVALALGIGTMIGWRRVATTIGEKIGKKGMTYAQGMSAQMTAAVSIGLASYTGMPVSTTHVLSSSVAGTMIVDGGGLQRKTVTNILMAWVFTLPASIILSGALYWISLKII; encoded by the coding sequence ATGCTACATTTGTTTGCCGGCCTGGATTTACATACCGGGCTGTTATTATTGCTTGCTCTGGGTTTTGTACTGTTTTACGAAGCGATCAACGGCTTCCACGACACGGCAAACGCAGTCGCTACAGTGATTTATACGCGCGCAATGCGATCGCAACTGGCGGTCGCGATGGCTGCGATTTTCAATTTCTTCGGTGTACTGCTGGGTGGATTGAGCGTGGCTTATGCAATTGTGCATATGCTACCGACCGATCTTCTGTTGAACATGGGGTCTGCACATGGTCTCGCCATGGTGTTCTCCATGTTGCTGGCGGCGATTATCTGGAACCTCGGAACCTGGTATTTCGGCCTTCCGGCATCAAGCTCCCACACACTGATTGGCGCTATCATCGGAATTGGTTTGACCAACGCGATGATGACCGGCACCTCGGTGGTGGATGCGCTGAACATTCCTAAAGTTATCAGCATTTTTGCGTCCCTCATCCTCTCGCCTGTCGTCGGGCTGGTGTTCGCGGGCGGCCTGATCTTTATCCTGCGCCGTTACTGGAGCAACACAAAGAAGAAGGCACGTATTCACCTGACCCCTGCGGAACGTGAAAAGAAAGACGGCAAGAAAAAACCGCCGTTCTGGACCCGTATCGCGCTGATTCTGTCCGCCATTGGCGTCTCGTTTTCACACGGCGCGAACGACGGTCAGAAAGGCATTGGTCTGGTGATGCTGGTATTGATTGGCGTGGCGCCGGCAGGGTTCGTGGTCAACATGAACGCCTCTGGTTACGAAATTACGCGTACCCGTGACGCGGTCAACAACGTGGAACTCTTCTTCCAGCAGCGTCCAGAGCTGTTGACCAAAGCGATTGGTGCTGAACAGTTGATCCCGTCGCCGGAACCTGGTGTCGCGGCTAACGCAGAGTTTCACTGCCATCCGGCCAATACCATCAACGCGCTGGAACGCTCCAAAGGCATGCTGACGAACATCGAAAGTTACGACAAGCTGTCTGTTGAGCAACGCAGCCAGCTGCGTCGCGTGCTGCTGTGCATCGCGGATACCACCGATAAAGTGGCGAAGCTGCCGGAAGTGAACGGCGAAGATTTGCGTCTGCTGAAGAAACTGAAAACCGACATGCTGAGCACCATCGAATACGCGCCGGTGTGGATCATCATGGCAGTAGCGCTGGCGCTGGGTATCGGTACGATGATCGGCTGGCGTCGCGTGGCGACTACCATCGGTGAAAAGATTGGTAAGAAAGGCATGACCTACGCACAGGGTATGTCAGCCCAGATGACGGCTGCGGTCTCCATCGGTCTTGCCAGTTATACCGGGATGCCGGTTTCCACCACTCACGTGCTCTCCTCCTCCGTCGCGGGGACGATGATCGTGGATGGCGGCGGGCTGCAAAGGAAAACCGTGACCAACATTCTGATGGCCTGGGTCTTTACGTTGCCTGCATCGATTATCCTGTCTGGCGCGCTGTACTGGATTTCGCTGAAAATCATCTAA
- the dtpB gene encoding dipeptide/tripeptide permease DtpB — MNTSPSVGLMQQPRPFFMIFFVELWERFGYYGVQGILAVFFVKQLGFSQEQAFITFGAFAALVYGLISIGGYVGDHLLGTKRTLVLGAVVLAIGYFMTGLSLLKPDLIFIALGTIAVGNGLFKANPASLLSKCYPPKDPRLDGAFTLFYMSINIGSLLSLSLAPVIADKFGYAVTYNLCGAGLIVALLVYFACRGMVKDIGSEPDHQPMNFKNLLLVLIGTVAMVFLCAWLMHNVKIANLVLIVLSIVVTIFFFREAFRLDKTGRNKMIVAFILMLEAVLFYILYAQMPTSLNFFAINNVHHEILGFTINPVSFQALNPFWVVVASPVLAAIYTRLGSRGKDLTMPMKFTLGMFLCALGFLTAAAAGMWFADAQGLTSPWFIVLVYLFQSLGELLISALGLAMVAALVPQHLMGFILGMWFLTQAAAFLLGGYVATFTAVPENITDPLQTLPIYTGVFSKIGLVTLAVTVVMAILVPWLNKMINTPSEQA; from the coding sequence ATGAACACATCTCCCTCCGTGGGATTAATGCAACAGCCTCGCCCTTTCTTCATGATTTTCTTTGTCGAACTGTGGGAACGCTTTGGTTACTACGGCGTTCAGGGCATCCTGGCAGTCTTTTTCGTCAAGCAGTTAGGCTTTTCGCAGGAGCAGGCATTTATCACCTTTGGCGCCTTCGCCGCGCTGGTTTACGGCCTGATCTCCATTGGCGGCTATGTCGGCGATCACCTGCTGGGGACGAAACGAACGCTGGTGCTTGGCGCCGTGGTGCTGGCGATCGGTTATTTCATGACCGGACTGTCGTTGCTGAAGCCGGATCTGATTTTCATTGCGCTGGGGACGATTGCGGTCGGTAACGGACTGTTTAAAGCCAACCCCGCCAGCCTGCTTTCCAAATGTTACCCGCCGAAAGACCCGCGTCTCGATGGTGCGTTCACGCTGTTTTATATGTCCATCAACATCGGCTCCCTGCTGTCGCTGTCGCTGGCGCCGGTGATTGCCGATAAGTTCGGCTACGCGGTGACCTATAACCTGTGCGGTGCCGGGTTGATTGTGGCGCTGCTGGTCTATTTCGCCTGCCGTGGGATGGTGAAAGATATCGGTTCAGAACCCGATCATCAGCCGATGAATTTCAAAAATCTGCTGCTGGTGCTGATCGGTACAGTGGCGATGGTGTTCCTCTGTGCCTGGCTGATGCATAACGTGAAAATCGCCAACCTGGTGCTGATCGTGCTCTCCATCGTGGTGACGATTTTCTTCTTCCGCGAGGCGTTCCGTCTGGATAAAACCGGCCGCAACAAGATGATTGTCGCGTTCATTCTGATGCTCGAAGCGGTGCTGTTTTATATCCTCTACGCACAAATGCCGACCTCGCTGAACTTCTTCGCTATCAATAATGTGCACCATGAAATCCTCGGCTTCACTATCAACCCGGTCAGTTTCCAGGCGCTAAACCCGTTCTGGGTGGTGGTGGCGAGCCCGGTTCTGGCGGCGATTTACACCCGCCTGGGCAGCCGCGGCAAAGACCTCACCATGCCGATGAAATTTACCCTCGGTATGTTCCTGTGCGCGCTCGGTTTCCTGACAGCCGCCGCCGCGGGCATGTGGTTTGCTGATGCACAGGGCCTGACGTCGCCGTGGTTCATCGTGCTGGTGTATCTGTTCCAGAGTCTCGGCGAGCTGTTGATCAGCGCCCTGGGGCTGGCGATGGTGGCCGCACTGGTGCCGCAGCACCTGATGGGCTTCATTCTTGGGATGTGGTTCCTGACGCAGGCGGCGGCGTTCCTGCTTGGCGGTTATGTCGCGACCTTCACTGCCGTGCCGGAAAACATCACCGACCCGCTGCAAACGCTGCCGATTTACACCGGCGTGTTCAGTAAAATCGGG
- the nikE gene encoding nickel import ATP-binding protein NikE, whose amino-acid sequence MTLFTVSQLNHGYPRRPDVLNDVTFALRPGETVALLGRSGCGKSTLARLLVGLETPASGEILWQGKPLSALKGEAKRGFYRDIQMVFQDALSAVNPRKTVREIIREPLRHLLRCSRQEQQQKITAMMAAVELDLSLLDKRPPQLSGGQLQRVCLARALIVEPKLLILDEAVSSLDLVLQAGIIRLLKRLQQQSGVACLFITHDLRLVERFCQRVMVMEHGQLVETTAVQSPLRFHSPAGQALQRAVLPAFPATLTEGKLACSA is encoded by the coding sequence ATGACGCTTTTCACTGTTAGTCAGTTAAATCACGGTTATCCCCGGCGTCCCGATGTGCTGAACGACGTTACTTTCGCGCTCAGGCCCGGCGAAACTGTCGCCCTGCTGGGGCGCAGCGGTTGCGGCAAAAGTACATTAGCGCGGCTGCTGGTCGGGCTGGAAACCCCGGCCTCGGGCGAGATCCTCTGGCAGGGCAAACCGCTTTCTGCGCTGAAGGGCGAGGCAAAACGCGGCTTTTATCGCGACATTCAGATGGTATTTCAGGATGCGCTCAGCGCGGTGAACCCGCGTAAAACCGTACGCGAGATTATTCGCGAGCCATTGCGCCACCTGCTGCGTTGTTCACGACAGGAACAGCAACAGAAAATCACGGCGATGATGGCGGCGGTGGAGCTTGACCTGTCGCTGCTCGATAAACGGCCGCCGCAACTCAGTGGCGGTCAACTCCAGCGAGTGTGTCTGGCGCGCGCGCTGATTGTTGAACCGAAACTATTGATCCTCGACGAGGCCGTCTCCAGCCTCGATCTCGTCCTGCAGGCGGGTATTATTCGCCTGCTGAAGCGCCTGCAACAACAATCCGGCGTCGCCTGCCTGTTCATCACCCACGACTTGCGGCTGGTCGAGCGGTTTTGCCAACGGGTGATGGTGATGGAGCATGGGCAACTGGTGGAAACCACCGCCGTGCAGTCGCCGCTTCGATTTCACTCCCCAGCAGGACAGGCGCTCCAGCGCGCCGTGCTGCCTGCGTTTCCCGCCACCCTGACTGAAGGAAAACTCGCATGCAGCGCGTGA
- the uspB gene encoding universal stress protein UspB → MISTVALFWALCIVCVVNMARYFSSLRALLVVLRGCDPLLYQYVDGGGFFTSHGQPGKQMRLVWYIYAQRYRDHHDEEFIRRCERVRRQFILTSALCGLVMVSLIALLIWH, encoded by the coding sequence ATGATCAGCACTGTTGCGCTGTTTTGGGCCCTGTGTATCGTTTGTGTCGTGAATATGGCGCGTTACTTCTCATCATTACGCGCACTATTAGTGGTTCTGCGTGGTTGCGATCCCTTGCTCTATCAGTATGTAGACGGTGGTGGATTCTTCACCTCACATGGTCAGCCCGGAAAGCAAATGCGCCTGGTGTGGTACATCTACGCGCAGCGCTATCGCGATCATCATGACGAAGAGTTCATCCGCCGTTGCGAGCGCGTGCGCCGTCAGTTTATTTTGACCAGCGCGCTCTGTGGTCTGGTGATGGTGAGTCTGATTGCGTTGCTGATTTGGCACTGA
- the nikC gene encoding nickel ABC transporter permease subunit NikC — translation MNFFLTARWPVRLALITIALLMMIALTSQWWLPYDPLAIDLPQRLLPPDAAHWLGTDHLGRDIFSRLLAATRVSLGSVMLCLVLILALGLTLGGSAGLLGGRVDQTIMRVADMFMTFPTSILSFFMVGVLGTGLTNVIIAIALSHWAWYARMVRNLVLSLRHREFVLASRLSGASHVQVFISHLAGAVVPSLLVLATLDIGHMMLHVAGMSFLGLGVSAPTAEWGVMINDARQYIWTQPLQMLWPGLALFISVMAFNMTGDALRDRLDPYLNAEHSHG, via the coding sequence ATGAACTTTTTCCTGACCGCTCGCTGGCCCGTTCGTCTGGCACTGATAACCATCGCGCTGTTGATGATGATCGCGCTGACCAGCCAGTGGTGGCTGCCTTACGATCCGCTGGCGATTGATTTACCGCAACGCCTGTTGCCGCCAGACGCGGCGCACTGGCTCGGTACTGATCACCTGGGCCGTGATATTTTCTCCCGCCTGCTCGCCGCCACCCGTGTGTCGCTGGGGTCGGTGATGCTCTGCCTGGTGCTGATCCTCGCCCTCGGGCTGACGCTCGGCGGCAGCGCCGGTTTGCTGGGCGGTCGCGTGGATCAAACCATCATGCGCGTCGCCGACATGTTCATGACCTTTCCGACGTCGATCCTCTCCTTCTTTATGGTTGGCGTGCTCGGCACCGGGTTAACTAACGTGATTATCGCTATCGCCCTGTCACACTGGGCGTGGTATGCCCGCATGGTGCGAAATCTGGTGCTCTCCCTGCGCCACCGGGAATTTGTGCTGGCCTCCCGCCTGAGCGGCGCCAGCCACGTGCAGGTGTTTATCAGCCATCTGGCGGGCGCGGTGGTGCCGTCACTGCTGGTGCTGGCGACGCTGGATATCGGGCACATGATGCTGCACGTCGCCGGAATGTCGTTTCTCGGCCTCGGCGTCAGCGCGCCGACGGCGGAATGGGGCGTGATGATCAACGATGCGCGGCAGTACATCTGGACGCAGCCGCTGCAGATGCTGTGGCCCGGGCTGGCGCTATTTATCAGCGTGATGGCTTTTAACATGACCGGCGATGCGCTGCGCGATCGCCTCGACCCGTACCTCAATGCGGAGCACAGCCACGGATGA
- the nikB gene encoding nickel ABC transporter permease subunit NikB has product MLRFILRRVLLLIPILLAASAIIFLLLRLGSGDPALDYLRLSNLPPTPEMVASTRELLGLNQSLPAQYLTWLWRALHLDFGISYASQRPVLNDLLHFLPATLQLTGAALMLILLTSVPLGILAARHRDRLPDFAVRVIAFLGVSMPNFWLAFLLVMFFSVHLQWLPAMGYGGWQHIILPAVSIAFMSLAINARLLRASMLDAAGQRHVVWARLRGLSERQIEQRHVLRNATLPVVTAIGMHIGELIGGTMIIENIFAWPGVGRYAVSAIFNRDYPVIQCFTLLMVTVFVLCNLAVDVLNAALDPRIRRHEGAQA; this is encoded by the coding sequence ATGCTGCGATTTATTCTGCGGCGCGTGCTGCTGCTCATCCCGATACTCCTCGCCGCTTCAGCGATTATCTTTTTGCTGCTGCGGCTGGGATCGGGCGACCCGGCGCTGGACTATTTGCGCCTGTCGAACCTGCCGCCGACGCCGGAGATGGTCGCCTCGACGCGGGAGTTGCTTGGCCTGAATCAATCCCTGCCGGCACAGTATCTGACGTGGCTGTGGCGCGCGCTGCACCTCGATTTTGGCATCTCTTACGCCTCGCAGCGCCCGGTGCTCAATGACCTGCTGCATTTCCTGCCAGCCACGCTGCAACTGACCGGCGCGGCGCTGATGTTGATTCTGCTGACCTCAGTGCCGCTCGGTATTCTGGCCGCGCGCCACCGTGACCGGCTGCCGGATTTCGCCGTTCGCGTCATCGCGTTTCTCGGCGTGTCGATGCCCAATTTCTGGCTCGCCTTTTTGCTGGTGATGTTTTTCTCCGTCCATCTGCAATGGCTCCCGGCTATGGGCTACGGCGGCTGGCAACATATCATTCTGCCCGCCGTCTCTATCGCTTTTATGTCGCTGGCGATTAACGCCCGCCTGCTGCGCGCCAGCATGCTGGACGCCGCCGGGCAACGCCATGTTGTCTGGGCGCGGCTGCGCGGGCTCAGCGAGCGGCAGATCGAACAACGGCATGTTTTGCGTAACGCCACGCTGCCGGTGGTCACCGCCATTGGCATGCATATCGGTGAACTGATTGGCGGCACGATGATCATCGAAAACATCTTTGCCTGGCCCGGCGTCGGACGTTATGCGGTGTCAGCCATCTTCAACCGCGATTATCCGGTGATCCAGTGTTTCACCCTGCTGATGGTCACTGTATTCGTGCTGTGCAACCTGGCGGTGGATGTACTGAATGCGGCGCTCGACCCGCGCATTCGTCGTCATGAAGGAGCGCAGGCATGA
- the nikR gene encoding nickel-responsive transcriptional regulator NikR has product MQRVTITLDDDLLTTLDALSEHHGYRNRSEAIRDILRNALVQEKSQQADRQGYAVLSYVYEHEKRDLASRLVSSQHHHHDLSVATLHVHISHDDCLEIAVLKGNMHEIKHFADEMIAERGVRHGHLQCLTAEDD; this is encoded by the coding sequence ATGCAGCGCGTGACCATTACCCTTGATGACGATCTGTTAACCACCCTGGATGCGCTCAGTGAGCATCACGGCTATCGCAACCGCTCCGAGGCCATCCGTGACATTTTACGTAATGCGCTGGTGCAGGAGAAAAGCCAGCAGGCTGACCGCCAGGGTTACGCTGTACTCTCTTACGTGTATGAACATGAAAAGCGCGATCTGGCGAGCCGTCTGGTCTCCAGTCAGCATCACCATCACGACCTGTCAGTCGCCACGCTGCACGTGCATATCAGTCATGATGACTGCCTTGAGATTGCCGTGCTGAAGGGCAACATGCACGAGATAAAGCATTTTGCCGATGAGATGATTGCCGAACGCGGCGTCCGGCACGGCCATTTGCAGTGCCTGACGGCGGAAGATGATTGA
- the nikA gene encoding nickel ABC transporter substrate-binding protein, with protein sequence MSTFRSLLLAFLACTSLLAHAAAPDELTTAWPVNVGPLNPHLYTPNQMFAQSMVYEPLVKYQQDGSVQPWLAKSWTHSADGKTWVFTLRDDVRFSNGEPFNADAAVANFTAILANRHRHAWLELTNQIVAVKALSPQQLQITLKSAYYPFLQELSLPRPFRFIAPSQFKENGTVSGIKAPIGTGPWVLKASQMNQYDVFVRNDNYWGEKPAIRQITLKVIPDPTSRAIAFEAGEVDLLYGDEGLLPLDTFERFRHQPEYQTALSPSMETILLALNSAKGPTRELAVREALNYAVDKKTLIDSALYGTQKVADTLFAPSVPYANIPLTPRQYDPHKAVALLEQAGWTLPAGKTIRQKNGQPLTIELAFMGTDALSKSMAEIIQANLRQIGVDVTMVGEEESSIDARQRDGRFGMIFTRTWGAPYDPHAYLSSMRVPSHADFQAQQGLPDKKLIDSEISEILTTTDDTHRQQLYRDVLTRLHNDAVYLPISYASLMSVSRPALGKIPFAPIATDIPFERIHPVTP encoded by the coding sequence TTGTCTACATTCCGCTCACTCCTGTTGGCGTTTCTGGCCTGTACATCGCTGCTGGCGCACGCCGCCGCGCCTGATGAACTGACCACCGCCTGGCCGGTCAACGTCGGGCCGCTCAATCCTCACCTTTACACGCCGAACCAGATGTTTGCCCAAAGCATGGTGTATGAACCGCTGGTCAAATATCAGCAGGACGGCAGTGTTCAGCCCTGGCTGGCGAAAAGCTGGACCCACTCGGCTGATGGCAAAACCTGGGTCTTTACCCTGCGCGATGACGTACGCTTCTCCAACGGCGAACCGTTTAACGCCGATGCCGCAGTCGCCAATTTCACGGCGATTCTGGCGAACCGCCATCGGCATGCCTGGCTGGAGCTGACCAATCAAATTGTCGCGGTCAAAGCCCTGAGCCCACAGCAACTGCAAATCACCCTGAAAAGTGCCTACTACCCTTTCCTGCAGGAGCTCTCGCTGCCGCGCCCTTTCCGTTTTATCGCGCCGTCGCAGTTTAAAGAGAACGGTACGGTGTCTGGCATTAAGGCGCCGATCGGCACCGGGCCATGGGTATTAAAGGCCTCACAGATGAATCAGTACGACGTGTTTGTGCGTAACGATAACTACTGGGGTGAGAAGCCTGCCATCCGCCAGATCACCCTCAAAGTGATCCCGGATCCGACCAGTCGGGCGATTGCCTTTGAAGCAGGCGAGGTGGATTTGCTGTACGGGGATGAGGGCCTGTTGCCGCTCGACACATTTGAACGTTTCCGCCACCAGCCGGAGTACCAAACCGCGCTTTCGCCATCGATGGAAACCATCCTGCTGGCCCTCAACTCCGCGAAGGGGCCAACGCGTGAACTGGCGGTACGTGAAGCGCTGAACTACGCGGTCGATAAAAAAACGCTGATCGACAGCGCGCTGTATGGCACACAAAAGGTGGCTGATACCCTGTTCGCCCCTTCCGTGCCGTATGCCAACATTCCGCTGACGCCGCGCCAGTATGATCCGCATAAAGCTGTTGCGCTGCTGGAGCAGGCTGGCTGGACGCTACCGGCGGGAAAAACCATCCGGCAGAAAAACGGCCAGCCGCTGACCATTGAACTGGCCTTTATGGGCACCGATGCGCTCAGCAAATCCATGGCGGAAATCATTCAGGCGAATCTGCGTCAGATTGGCGTCGACGTGACGATGGTCGGTGAAGAAGAGAGCAGCATTGATGCCCGCCAGCGCGATGGCCGCTTTGGTATGATTTTTACCCGAACCTGGGGCGCGCCGTATGATCCTCACGCCTATTTAAGCTCGATGCGCGTGCCGTCGCATGCCGATTTTCAGGCGCAGCAGGGGTTGCCGGACAAGAAACTGATCGACAGCGAAATCAGCGAGATCCTGACGACCACTGATGACACGCACCGCCAGCAACTCTATCGTGATGTGCTGACGCGTCTGCACAACGACGCGGTTTATCTGCCAATAAGCTATGCCTCGTTAATGTCCGTATCGCGCCCGGCGCTCGGCAAGATCCCGTTTGCGCCCATCGCCACCGACATTCCCTTTGAGCGTATTCACCCGGTAACGCCATGA